In one Rugosibacter aromaticivorans genomic region, the following are encoded:
- a CDS encoding (2Fe-2S) ferredoxin domain-containing protein, whose protein sequence is MGHFQHHVFFCTNQRAAGESCCNALGASELRSYAKERIKALSDTLPGPTRINTAGCLDRCDLGPVMVIYPEAVWYTYVDKEDIDEIIDQHLVHGRVVERLKV, encoded by the coding sequence ATGGGTCATTTTCAGCATCATGTGTTCTTTTGCACCAATCAGCGAGCGGCGGGTGAATCCTGCTGCAACGCCTTAGGCGCCAGCGAATTGCGCAGCTATGCCAAAGAGCGCATCAAGGCGCTGAGCGACACGCTACCGGGCCCAACCCGCATCAATACAGCGGGCTGCCTTGATCGCTGTGACCTGGGGCCGGTAATGGTCATCTATCCTGAGGCTGTCTGGTACACCTACGTCGACAAGGAAGATATCGACGAGATTATCGATCAGCATCTGGTCCATGGTCGCGTGGTTGAACGCCTGAAGGTGTGA
- a CDS encoding YqaA family protein, with the protein MDFSFTLQFGLAGLFIAAFLSATVLPGGSELALLALIKLHPEQTEAAFVLATIGNTLGGMTTYWMARALPEPHEPHSLQRLALARRWGAPVLLLAWAPVIGDALCAAAGWLRLPWLPGALWMALGKAARYGVVIAGAGWL; encoded by the coding sequence ATGGATTTTTCTTTTACCCTGCAGTTTGGTTTGGCTGGCCTGTTTATCGCGGCTTTTCTTTCTGCCACGGTGTTGCCGGGCGGCTCGGAGCTTGCGCTACTTGCCCTGATCAAACTGCATCCCGAGCAAACAGAAGCGGCATTCGTGTTGGCCACAATCGGTAATACGCTGGGCGGCATGACGACTTACTGGATGGCGCGCGCGCTGCCGGAACCGCACGAGCCACATAGTCTGCAGCGGCTGGCGCTGGCACGGCGTTGGGGTGCGCCGGTGCTCTTACTCGCTTGGGCACCGGTGATCGGCGATGCGCTATGCGCTGCGGCAGGCTGGCTGCGTTTGCCCTGGCTGCCCGGCGCGTTGTGGATGGCGTTGGGCAAAGCGGCACGTTATGGCGTGGTGATCGCAGGTGCTGGGTGGCTATGA
- the hprK gene encoding HPr(Ser) kinase/phosphatase, whose amino-acid sequence MERQLIVSQLFERNRERLQLTWVSGALTRVISAKDEFVAPADLVGHLNLMHPERIQVIGAPELAWAARQAPEKVKRHMQTIYNAQPPVLIIADGLDVSEDVQRDCELSDTPLLKTPLPAAYVIDTLRHFVSRQLAETIALHGVLMDVLGMGVLITGDSGAGKSELALELISRGHGLVADDVVDVSRIGLDILEGRCPDLLRDFLEVRGLGLINIRTVFGETACRRKIRLKLIVHLQKPARGVPEAARLPLDAQNETILGVPVHRLTLPIAAGRNLAVLLEAAVRVTILGLRGINSMQEFLDRQENALHTGDGQVN is encoded by the coding sequence TTGGAACGCCAGCTAATCGTCTCACAGCTGTTTGAACGCAACCGGGAACGGTTGCAGCTTACGTGGGTAAGTGGCGCCCTGACGCGCGTCATCTCCGCCAAAGATGAATTTGTGGCGCCTGCCGATTTGGTCGGCCACCTGAATCTCATGCATCCGGAACGCATACAGGTCATCGGCGCACCAGAGCTTGCCTGGGCGGCGCGGCAAGCGCCGGAAAAAGTGAAGCGCCACATGCAAACGATCTACAACGCGCAGCCGCCAGTGTTGATCATCGCCGATGGACTCGACGTTTCCGAGGACGTTCAGCGCGACTGTGAGCTATCGGACACGCCTCTGCTAAAAACGCCGCTCCCTGCAGCCTATGTGATTGACACGCTGCGACATTTCGTTTCCCGACAACTGGCTGAAACAATTGCCTTACACGGCGTGCTGATGGATGTCTTGGGTATGGGCGTTCTGATCACTGGTGATTCTGGTGCTGGCAAGAGCGAACTCGCGCTAGAACTTATCTCGCGGGGTCACGGTCTGGTCGCCGATGATGTCGTCGATGTATCACGCATCGGACTGGATATACTCGAAGGCCGCTGTCCAGATCTGCTACGCGACTTTCTTGAGGTGCGCGGGCTGGGTCTCATTAATATCCGAACCGTTTTTGGCGAAACCGCTTGCCGTCGCAAAATACGCTTGAAACTCATTGTGCATTTGCAAAAACCTGCACGTGGTGTACCCGAAGCGGCGCGCCTGCCGCTCGACGCCCAAAATGAAACCATTTTGGGCGTGCCAGTGCATCGCCTTACCCTGCCCATCGCCGCTGGCCGCAATCTGGCCGTGCTACTCGAAGCCGCTGTGCGCGTCACCATTCTCGGTTTGCGTGGAATCAACAGCATGCAGGAGTTCCTTGACCGTCAGGAAAATGCGCTGCACACTGGTGACGGGCAGGTCAACTAA
- a CDS encoding ATP-binding cassette domain-containing protein produces MNTLTHDAPLSMPPLSVHQLHKSYAGKEVVNGLSFTLQRGECYGLLGPNGAGKTTTLRCCLGLTAPDAGQIFLAGFPVPEQAREARMKIGVVPQFDNLDPDFTVAENLLVYGRYFGLADAMLRPRIPALLEFAGLGGKENANIRELSGGMKRRLTLARALINDPGLLMLDEPTTGLDPQARHLIWQRLKQLLTQGKTILLTTHFMDEAERLCDRLAIIDNGRLISEGAPRELIRQHIEAQVVEVYGEDAPGWAATEAHAFSHRVEISGETAFCYVADPAPLLAHLAARPALRTLHRPASLEDVFLKLTGRDLRD; encoded by the coding sequence ATGAACACGCTCACCCATGATGCGCCGTTAAGCATGCCACCGTTAAGCGTGCACCAGTTGCACAAATCGTATGCGGGCAAGGAAGTGGTCAATGGCTTAAGCTTCACCCTGCAACGCGGCGAATGTTATGGCCTGCTCGGCCCCAATGGCGCGGGCAAAACCACCACCTTGCGCTGCTGTCTGGGGCTCACTGCGCCCGATGCCGGCCAGATTTTTCTGGCGGGTTTTCCCGTACCCGAACAAGCGCGCGAAGCGCGCATGAAAATTGGCGTCGTACCGCAATTTGACAATCTTGACCCGGACTTTACCGTCGCTGAAAATCTGCTGGTTTATGGCCGTTACTTTGGCCTGGCGGACGCCATGCTGCGCCCTAGAATTCCCGCTTTGCTTGAGTTCGCCGGATTAGGTGGCAAAGAAAACGCCAATATCCGCGAGCTGTCCGGTGGCATGAAACGGCGGCTGACCCTCGCGCGTGCCCTCATCAATGACCCCGGCTTACTGATGCTGGACGAGCCCACCACCGGCCTGGACCCACAAGCGCGACATCTTATTTGGCAACGTCTGAAACAGCTGCTCACACAAGGTAAAACCATTTTGCTCACCACGCATTTCATGGATGAAGCCGAGCGCCTGTGCGACCGGCTCGCCATCATCGATAACGGCCGTTTGATCAGTGAAGGCGCACCACGCGAGTTGATTCGCCAACACATTGAAGCTCAAGTGGTCGAAGTGTATGGTGAAGACGCACCGGGCTGGGCGGCGACCGAAGCCCACGCTTTTTCACACCGGGTTGAAATCAGCGGTGAGACCGCATTTTGTTATGTTGCTGATCCCGCGCCGCTACTCGCCCATCTGGCCGCGCGCCCGGCGTTGCGCACACTGCACCGGCCGGCCAGTCTGGAAGATGTTTTTCTCAAACTCACCGGGCGTGATTTACGCGATTGA
- the hpf gene encoding ribosome hibernation-promoting factor, HPF/YfiA family, with protein MNLNLTGHHVEITPALREHVTLKLDRVIRHFDHITSTHVILSVDKLQQKAEVTLHVKGKDIYADSTDTDLYVAIDQLADKLDRQIVKHKEKASTRHRDKQLDVDNP; from the coding sequence ATGAACCTCAATCTTACTGGTCACCATGTTGAAATCACCCCCGCCCTGCGTGAGCATGTCACCCTGAAACTAGATCGGGTGATCCGTCACTTCGATCATATCACCAGCACGCATGTCATCCTTTCTGTGGACAAGCTGCAACAGAAAGCCGAAGTGACACTGCACGTCAAAGGCAAGGATATTTACGCCGACTCAACGGATACAGACCTGTATGTTGCGATTGATCAGCTGGCCGACAAGCTGGATCGTCAAATAGTCAAACACAAAGAAAAAGCCTCTACGCGTCACCGCGACAAGCAACTGGATGTGGACAATCCTTAA
- a CDS encoding EAL domain-containing protein: MAAQSINSADDSGFFWHIYNEARDPILLSQDGGFLDCNQAALTQLGLRDKAELRHLTLISISPPLQPDGRASAEKLTEVSELIAQAGYHRFEWACKRVDGSLFDVEVTATVITINGEQVIHAHWRDIGEQKRLARELHESQEAARKIFDEAADPVILFKQSIAVDCNKAALQQLGFHHKQDLLGLSPQDIAPPVQESGQRTADRQTEVTATAIRDGKTSFEWLLKRADGSLIETEVTLTTITVHGEEMRHMRWRDIGEQKRLARELHESQEAARKIFDEAADPVILYEQGVAIDCNKAALQQLGFHRKQDLLGLSPEDISPPVQENGQQTKDRKEEVIATALRHGKTGFDWLLKRADGSLIETEITLTAITVHGAEVLHIRWRDISEQKRLAKDLRESEESFRRIFDEAAAPLMIIKKDGRIFDSNQAAVRLFGYPSKQLLAGKSPTEMALPSQPDGRASTQMAQEMIAITLHKGYHHFGWQMRCMDGSLVDTEITLTRITVHGEALIHAQIRDLTEQNRLRAALYAEKERAEITLASIGDAVITTDAEGRVTFLNHVASKLTGWLPSEAIGQSMAEVFHIVNEATRARVVSPVDEVLQNGKTVNLANHTVLVARDGKEYNIEDSAAPIFLRDGTLLGCVLVFHDVSEKHQLLKSVRWQAGHDVLTGLPNRVLLADRFQRALANARRQKNLLGVCLMDLDQFKPVNDLYGHDMGDRLLIEVTGRINQAVRSEDTVARLGGDEFAMLLGGLADRQQLELVLRRILETVSAPYVIGEHTISISASIGVAIYPLDEVDADTLLRHADQAMYLAKQAGRNRFHWFDVAHDRQAQTSQQTLARIREALQSDELCLHYQPKVNMRSGKVVGMEALLRWQHPQQGLLPPLDFLPLAEQTDLIVDIGEWVIEQALKQGKAWLVAGKNWPISVNIAARHFQLPDFLDRLKIILARHPDVPPQQLEIEILESVALGDMHHVQQLILACQALSIKFSLDDFGTGYSSLSYLKRLPADTLKIDQSFVRDMLDDKDDLALIEAVIGLASAFNRKVVAEGVETIEHGVLLMRLGCDIAQGYGIARPMPTVQIIDWAEQFTPDPKWRQWANVQWDMRDIPLLMAEHDHLVWVKHVLKTVAEGTPLQQLTRGQLTDHHLCRFGLWYDGDGQARYGQLAEFIAIEPIHAQVHQTGTEIIHLHEAGQVEAAHTQCNTLLALKTQLVESLGALQLITTETGVTSFSLPHEGPEMY; encoded by the coding sequence ATGGCCGCACAATCCATCAATAGTGCAGATGACAGCGGTTTCTTCTGGCACATTTACAACGAGGCCCGGGATCCCATCCTCCTGAGCCAGGATGGCGGCTTTCTTGATTGCAATCAAGCCGCCCTGACGCAGCTGGGCTTACGCGACAAAGCCGAACTCCGTCACCTGACGCTGATTTCGATCTCGCCGCCTTTGCAACCTGACGGCCGTGCCTCGGCTGAAAAGCTGACTGAAGTGTCAGAGCTTATCGCACAAGCCGGATATCACCGCTTCGAGTGGGCGTGCAAACGGGTGGATGGCTCCCTGTTCGATGTCGAAGTCACGGCCACAGTCATCACCATAAATGGCGAGCAGGTGATCCACGCACATTGGCGCGACATCGGCGAGCAAAAGCGCCTGGCCAGGGAACTGCACGAAAGCCAGGAGGCGGCGCGCAAAATTTTTGACGAAGCCGCCGACCCTGTCATCCTGTTCAAACAAAGCATTGCGGTCGATTGCAACAAAGCGGCACTGCAACAGCTCGGGTTTCACCACAAGCAGGATTTGCTGGGCCTTAGCCCACAAGATATAGCGCCACCGGTTCAGGAGAGCGGACAGCGGACAGCAGACCGCCAAACGGAAGTGACCGCCACCGCGATACGCGACGGCAAGACGAGTTTCGAGTGGCTGCTAAAGCGTGCCGACGGTTCGCTAATCGAGACTGAAGTTACGCTCACCACCATTACCGTGCATGGCGAGGAGATGCGGCACATGCGCTGGCGCGACATCGGCGAGCAAAAGCGCCTGGCCAGGGAACTGCACGAAAGCCAGGAAGCAGCGCGCAAAATTTTTGACGAAGCCGCCGACCCCGTAATCCTGTACGAACAAGGTGTTGCGATCGATTGCAACAAGGCGGCGCTGCAACAGCTCGGGTTTCACCGCAAGCAGGATTTGCTGGGCCTTAGCCCAGAAGACATATCGCCACCGGTTCAGGAGAATGGGCAGCAAACAAAAGATCGCAAAGAGGAAGTGATCGCCACCGCGCTACGCCACGGTAAAACGGGTTTCGATTGGCTGCTAAAGCGTGCCGACGGTTCGCTAATCGAGACTGAAATTACGCTCACCGCCATTACCGTGCATGGCGCAGAGGTGCTGCACATACGCTGGCGCGACATCAGCGAGCAAAAACGCCTGGCCAAAGACCTGCGCGAAAGCGAAGAGTCCTTCCGGCGAATTTTTGATGAAGCCGCTGCCCCGCTCATGATAATAAAAAAGGACGGCCGTATTTTCGACAGCAATCAGGCCGCAGTACGGCTGTTTGGTTACCCCAGCAAGCAGCTTCTTGCCGGCAAATCGCCGACAGAGATGGCTTTGCCCTCGCAGCCCGACGGACGCGCTTCTACCCAGATGGCGCAGGAGATGATCGCCATCACGCTGCACAAGGGGTACCACCATTTCGGGTGGCAGATGCGATGCATGGATGGCTCCCTCGTGGATACGGAAATCACCCTGACCAGGATAACCGTGCATGGCGAAGCGTTGATCCACGCGCAAATACGCGACCTGACCGAGCAAAACCGTCTGCGCGCCGCGCTGTATGCTGAAAAGGAGCGCGCGGAGATTACCCTCGCCTCGATCGGCGATGCCGTCATCACGACCGACGCCGAGGGGCGCGTCACCTTTCTCAACCATGTGGCCAGCAAGCTCACTGGCTGGCTGCCGAGCGAGGCTATCGGCCAATCCATGGCCGAGGTCTTCCATATCGTCAACGAAGCCACCCGCGCGCGGGTGGTCAGCCCGGTCGATGAGGTTTTGCAGAATGGCAAGACGGTCAACCTTGCCAACCACACGGTGCTGGTTGCGCGGGATGGCAAGGAATACAACATTGAAGATTCGGCCGCGCCTATTTTCCTGCGTGACGGCACGCTTCTGGGCTGCGTCCTGGTTTTCCATGATGTTTCCGAAAAGCACCAGTTGCTGAAAAGTGTGCGCTGGCAGGCGGGGCACGATGTGCTCACTGGTCTGCCGAACCGTGTATTACTTGCCGACCGGTTTCAGCGGGCATTGGCGAACGCCCGCCGCCAGAAAAATCTGCTGGGCGTGTGCCTGATGGATCTGGATCAGTTCAAGCCGGTGAATGATCTGTATGGTCACGATATGGGCGACCGCCTGCTGATTGAAGTCACCGGCCGCATAAATCAGGCCGTGCGCAGCGAGGATACTGTCGCCCGGCTCGGCGGTGACGAGTTTGCCATGTTGCTGGGCGGTCTTGCCGACCGCCAGCAACTGGAACTTGTCCTGCGGCGCATCCTTGAAACCGTCTCTGCGCCGTATGTTATAGGAGAACACACGATCAGCATTTCGGCCAGTATTGGCGTAGCCATTTATCCGCTTGATGAAGTCGACGCCGACACCCTGCTGCGCCACGCCGATCAGGCGATGTATCTGGCCAAGCAGGCAGGGCGCAACCGCTTCCACTGGTTCGACGTTGCGCACGACCGGCAGGCACAAACTTCGCAGCAGACGCTGGCCCGCATCCGCGAGGCGCTGCAGAGCGACGAGCTGTGTCTGCATTACCAACCCAAGGTGAATATGCGGAGCGGCAAGGTGGTAGGCATGGAGGCTTTGTTGCGGTGGCAGCATCCGCAACAAGGGCTGCTGCCACCGCTGGATTTCCTGCCTTTGGCCGAGCAAACCGATCTGATTGTCGACATTGGCGAATGGGTGATCGAACAGGCGCTAAAGCAAGGCAAAGCTTGGTTGGTAGCAGGAAAAAACTGGCCGATCAGCGTAAACATCGCGGCACGGCATTTTCAGCTACCGGACTTTCTCGACCGGCTGAAAATCATTCTCGCGCGCCACCCCGATGTGCCACCCCAGCAACTGGAAATCGAGATTCTCGAATCGGTTGCGCTGGGCGATATGCATCATGTGCAGCAACTGATTCTTGCGTGTCAGGCGCTCAGCATAAAGTTCTCACTGGACGACTTTGGCACAGGCTACTCGTCGCTGAGCTACCTCAAGCGACTGCCCGCCGATACACTGAAAATCGATCAATCGTTCGTGCGCGACATGCTCGATGATAAGGACGACCTGGCGCTGATTGAGGCGGTCATCGGTCTGGCGTCCGCATTTAACCGCAAGGTGGTGGCCGAGGGCGTGGAAACAATAGAGCACGGTGTGCTGCTGATGCGGCTGGGATGCGATATCGCCCAGGGCTATGGCATTGCGCGGCCCATGCCGACAGTGCAGATAATCGACTGGGCAGAGCAGTTTACCCCCGACCCGAAATGGCGCCAGTGGGCCAACGTACAGTGGGATATGCGCGATATCCCCCTGCTGATGGCGGAGCATGATCACCTTGTCTGGGTCAAGCACGTGCTTAAGACCGTGGCAGAAGGTACACCCTTGCAGCAGCTAACCCGTGGGCAACTGACCGACCATCACCTGTGCCGCTTTGGCCTCTGGTATGACGGCGACGGTCAGGCGCGCTATGGGCAGCTTGCCGAGTTTATTGCGATTGAACCGATCCACGCCCAAGTACACCAGACGGGAACGGAAATCATCCACCTGCACGAAGCAGGTCAAGTTGAGGCGGCACATACACAATGTAACACCCTTCTGGCGCTAAAAACCCAACTAGTGGAAAGCCTGGGTGCCTTGCAATTAATAACGACAGAGACAGGAGTAACGAGTTTTTCCCTCCCACATGAAGGTCCCGAAATGTACTGA
- a CDS encoding PsiF family protein, whose protein sequence is MIIILASLFAANLALAQTPASAGKDATPATAASGNCEASAVSKAGKPLYGAAKAAFIKKCEGENKPATADKSTQQSKMAMCNKDATGKKGAERKAFMKDCLSK, encoded by the coding sequence ATGATCATTATTCTGGCTTCCCTTTTTGCCGCTAATCTAGCGCTGGCCCAAACCCCTGCCAGCGCCGGCAAGGATGCCACACCCGCGACTGCTGCTTCAGGTAATTGCGAAGCCAGCGCGGTGAGCAAGGCCGGCAAGCCTCTGTACGGCGCCGCCAAAGCAGCTTTTATTAAAAAGTGTGAAGGCGAGAACAAGCCCGCCACGGCAGACAAAAGCACCCAGCAAAGCAAGATGGCCATGTGCAACAAGGACGCCACAGGTAAGAAAGGTGCGGAACGCAAAGCCTTTATGAAAGACTGCCTGTCGAAGTAA
- the ilvA gene encoding threonine ammonia-lyase, biosynthetic yields MDYLEKILNARVYDVAVETPLELAANLSARCGNRILLKREDMQPVFSFKLRGAYNKIAHLTPTQRKRGVICASAGNHAQGVALSAQKLGIRAVIVMPTTTPQIKIDAVKKRGGEVVLAGDSYDVAYAHALTLEKKYRLTFVHPFDDPEVIAGQGTIGMEILRQHADPIEAVFCCVGGGGLISGVAAYIKRLRPEIKIIGVEATDADAMTRSLAAGRRVKLDTVGLFADGAAVKYVGAETFRLCREYVDEMVLVDTDAICAAIKDVFEDTRSILEPAGALAIAGAKAWAAKHRVQDKTLVAVASGANMNFDRLRFVAERAEVGEQREALLAVTLPERPGSYKKFVTLLGARNITEFNYRYHSSGEAHVFVGMQVADRKEASSLVTQLKKHGYPALDLTDDEMAKLHIRHLVGGHAPQSSDKLHELLYRFEFPERPGALMNFLNKMSAGWNISLFHYRNHGADTGRVLVGMQVPPQDMKAFGVFLKNLGYQFCDETKNPAYQLFLG; encoded by the coding sequence ATGGACTACCTCGAAAAAATCCTCAATGCCCGCGTCTATGATGTCGCGGTAGAAACCCCGCTGGAGTTGGCGGCCAATCTTTCTGCCCGCTGCGGCAATCGCATTTTGTTAAAGCGCGAGGACATGCAGCCGGTGTTCAGTTTCAAGCTGCGCGGCGCGTACAACAAGATCGCGCATCTCACACCCACGCAGCGTAAACGCGGCGTGATCTGTGCTTCGGCGGGAAATCATGCGCAGGGCGTGGCGCTATCGGCGCAAAAGCTCGGCATACGCGCGGTGATCGTCATGCCCACCACCACGCCGCAGATCAAGATTGACGCGGTAAAAAAACGCGGCGGCGAAGTCGTATTGGCAGGCGACTCGTATGACGTAGCCTACGCACACGCGCTGACGCTGGAAAAGAAGTACCGGCTCACTTTCGTGCATCCGTTTGATGACCCGGAGGTGATCGCCGGACAGGGTACCATCGGCATGGAAATTCTGCGCCAGCATGCGGATCCGATTGAAGCCGTGTTCTGCTGCGTCGGCGGCGGCGGGTTGATTTCCGGCGTAGCCGCTTACATCAAGCGGCTACGGCCGGAGATAAAAATCATTGGCGTCGAAGCGACCGATGCCGATGCCATGACGCGCTCACTGGCCGCCGGGCGTCGGGTAAAGCTCGATACGGTCGGCCTGTTCGCTGATGGTGCCGCAGTCAAATATGTCGGCGCGGAAACCTTTCGCCTGTGCCGCGAATATGTCGACGAAATGGTGCTGGTGGATACCGATGCCATCTGCGCGGCGATCAAGGATGTGTTTGAAGATACGCGCTCGATTCTCGAACCGGCCGGTGCACTGGCCATCGCCGGCGCCAAGGCATGGGCGGCAAAACACCGCGTGCAGGACAAAACGCTGGTGGCGGTGGCCTCTGGCGCGAACATGAATTTTGATCGCCTGCGCTTTGTTGCCGAGCGTGCTGAAGTGGGCGAGCAGCGTGAAGCCCTGCTCGCCGTGACGCTGCCCGAGCGTCCGGGCAGCTACAAGAAATTTGTTACCCTGCTGGGCGCGCGCAATATCACCGAGTTCAACTATCGGTATCACAGCAGCGGCGAGGCGCATGTGTTCGTCGGCATGCAGGTCGCGGATCGCAAAGAGGCCAGCAGCCTCGTCACACAACTCAAAAAACACGGCTATCCTGCGCTGGACCTCACCGATGACGAAATGGCCAAGCTCCACATCCGGCATCTGGTCGGCGGCCATGCGCCACAGAGCAGCGACAAACTGCATGAACTGCTCTACCGTTTCGAATTTCCCGAACGCCCCGGCGCACTGATGAATTTCTTGAACAAGATGAGCGCAGGCTGGAATATCAGTTTGTTCCATTACCGCAACCACGGGGCAGATACCGGCCGCGTGCTGGTTGGCATGCAGGTGCCGCCGCAGGACATGAAAGCTTTTGGTGTGTTTCTTAAAAACCTCGGCTATCAGTTCTGCGATGAGACGAAAAATCCGGCGTACCAGCTGTTTCTGGGATGA
- the ptsN gene encoding PTS IIA-like nitrogen regulatory protein PtsN, which yields MNHIAHLLSPENVVAALDASSKKRVFEDAGILFENHQAIARSVVYEALFAREKLGSTGLGQGVAIPHGRIKGLKKPLGAFLRLEVPVQFEAPDGKPVSHIFVLLVPEAANEQHLQLLSELAQMFSDRAFREQLANAPDTATLHSLFVNWNAS from the coding sequence ATGAATCACATCGCTCACCTGTTATCTCCTGAGAATGTCGTCGCTGCACTTGATGCAAGCAGCAAAAAACGGGTCTTCGAAGACGCCGGCATTCTTTTTGAGAATCACCAGGCTATTGCCCGCAGCGTAGTTTACGAAGCCCTTTTTGCGCGGGAGAAACTCGGCTCCACAGGCCTGGGGCAAGGCGTCGCGATACCGCATGGGCGCATCAAGGGACTCAAAAAACCACTGGGTGCATTTTTACGTCTGGAAGTGCCTGTGCAATTCGAAGCACCTGACGGCAAACCAGTCAGCCATATTTTTGTGCTGCTAGTGCCTGAAGCCGCCAACGAGCAGCACCTGCAATTACTTTCGGAACTCGCGCAAATGTTTTCCGACCGCGCCTTTCGTGAGCAACTCGCCAATGCGCCCGATACTGCAACCTTACATAGCTTGTTCGTCAATTGGAACGCCAGCTAA
- a CDS encoding alpha/beta hydrolase — MVQPLLIDGPDGKIEVFIDLPAGDAAPQGIALIAHPHPLFGGTADNKVVTTLARALRGKGCITLRPSFRGVGGSQGTHNHGDKETDDLLAVLAWAQQQWGTLPITLAGFSFGAFVITRVAKKLADTQCDARWLVLVGTAAGYIEGARSYATEAVATGTLVIHGEKDTTVPLANVLAWAEPLELPVVVVPGADHFFHRKLHILQDIVRRAWPA, encoded by the coding sequence ATGGTGCAACCGCTCTTGATCGATGGTCCGGATGGGAAAATCGAGGTCTTCATCGATCTGCCAGCGGGGGATGCAGCACCCCAGGGCATCGCGCTGATTGCACATCCGCATCCGCTGTTTGGCGGTACGGCGGACAACAAGGTCGTCACCACACTGGCCCGTGCCCTGCGTGGCAAAGGCTGCATCACGCTACGGCCGAGTTTTCGTGGCGTGGGTGGCTCGCAAGGCACGCATAACCATGGCGATAAAGAAACAGATGATCTGCTCGCGGTGCTGGCCTGGGCGCAACAGCAGTGGGGAACGCTGCCAATCACCCTGGCCGGATTTTCTTTCGGTGCCTTTGTCATTACGCGCGTAGCCAAAAAGCTGGCCGATACCCAGTGTGATGCGCGCTGGCTGGTCTTGGTGGGCACCGCGGCCGGTTATATCGAAGGCGCGCGCAGCTATGCCACGGAAGCTGTAGCCACTGGCACCCTGGTAATCCATGGCGAAAAAGACACAACCGTACCCTTAGCCAATGTGCTCGCCTGGGCCGAACCGCTGGAGCTGCCCGTAGTGGTGGTGCCGGGTGCTGACCACTTTTTTCACCGCAAGCTGCATATCCTGCAAGACATTGTGCGCCGCGCGTGGCCCGCATGA